The following are encoded in a window of Rosa chinensis cultivar Old Blush chromosome 4, RchiOBHm-V2, whole genome shotgun sequence genomic DNA:
- the LOC112197694 gene encoding lipid phosphate phosphatase 2 isoform X3: MTSKMPEIQLCSHTVRSHGVQVARFHMHDWLMLVVLAAIYLGLNLIEPFHRFVGEDMMTDLKYPLKGNTVPFWGVPIIAILLPLAIIVVYYFIRRDVYDLHHAILGLLFSVFITAVLTEAIKDGVGRPRPDFFWRCFPDGKGVFDPVTKNVMCTGEKSVIKEGHKSFPSGHASGSFAGLTFIAWYLSGKVRVFDRKGHVAKLCIVFSPLLLAALVAVSRVDDYWHHWQDVFAGGLLGAIVSSFCYLQFFPPPYDTDASRTGECI; this comes from the exons ATGACA TCTAAAATGCCGGAGATTCAGTTGTGTTCTCACACCGTAAGGTCTCATGGAGTTCAAGTGGCGAGGTTTCATATGCATGATTGGCTTATGCTGGTGGTTCTTGCGGCCATATATCTTGGTCTGAACTTGATAGAGCCTTTTCACCGCTTTGTTGGAGAGGATATGATGACAGACCTGAAATACCCATTGAAAGGCAATACAGTTCCCTTCTGGGGTGTTCCG ATAATTGCAATACTGTTACCGCTTGCCATCATTGTTGTCTACTACTTCATCAGAAGGGATGTCTATGATCTGCACCATGCCATTTTAG GCCTTCTGTTTTCTGTCTTTATAACCGCTGTTTTAACTGAAGCAATCAAAGATGGTGTTGGACGACCTCGTCCAGACTTTTTTTGGCGTTGTTTCCCTGATGGAAAAGGG GTGTTTGATCCTGTCACAAAGAATGTCATGTGTACTGGAGAGAAGAGTGTCATTAAGGAAGGACACAAAAGCTTCCCAAGCGGGCATGCTTCAG GGTCCTTCGCAGGTCTTACTTTCATTGCATGGTACTTGTCAGGGAAAGTGAGGGTGTTTGATCGCAAGGGGCATGTTGCAAAACTCTGTATTGTCTTTTCTCCATTACTTCTTGCAGCACTGGTAGCAGTTTCTCGAGTTGATGACTACTGGCATCACTGGCAAGATGTTTTTGCTGGAGGTCTTCTAG GAGccattgtttcttcattttgttaCTTGCAATTCTTTCCACCACCATATGATACTGATG CAAGCAGAACTGGAGAGTGTATATAG
- the LOC112197694 gene encoding lipid phosphate phosphatase 2 isoform X1 yields the protein MTSKMPEIQLCSHTVRSHGVQVARFHMHDWLMLVVLAAIYLGLNLIEPFHRFVGEDMMTDLKYPLKGNTVPFWGVPIIAILLPLAIIVVYYFIRRDVYDLHHAILGLLFSVFITAVLTEAIKDGVGRPRPDFFWRCFPDGKGVFDPVTKNVMCTGEKSVIKEGHKSFPSGHASGSFAGLTFIAWYLSGKVRVFDRKGHVAKLCIVFSPLLLAALVAVSRVDDYWHHWQDVFAGGLLGAIVSSFCYLQFFPPPYDTDGWGPHAYFQMLADSGNAQPPSTNASNLNVQQAELESVYSHHHQVVEASQTSSGDTNPC from the exons ATGACA TCTAAAATGCCGGAGATTCAGTTGTGTTCTCACACCGTAAGGTCTCATGGAGTTCAAGTGGCGAGGTTTCATATGCATGATTGGCTTATGCTGGTGGTTCTTGCGGCCATATATCTTGGTCTGAACTTGATAGAGCCTTTTCACCGCTTTGTTGGAGAGGATATGATGACAGACCTGAAATACCCATTGAAAGGCAATACAGTTCCCTTCTGGGGTGTTCCG ATAATTGCAATACTGTTACCGCTTGCCATCATTGTTGTCTACTACTTCATCAGAAGGGATGTCTATGATCTGCACCATGCCATTTTAG GCCTTCTGTTTTCTGTCTTTATAACCGCTGTTTTAACTGAAGCAATCAAAGATGGTGTTGGACGACCTCGTCCAGACTTTTTTTGGCGTTGTTTCCCTGATGGAAAAGGG GTGTTTGATCCTGTCACAAAGAATGTCATGTGTACTGGAGAGAAGAGTGTCATTAAGGAAGGACACAAAAGCTTCCCAAGCGGGCATGCTTCAG GGTCCTTCGCAGGTCTTACTTTCATTGCATGGTACTTGTCAGGGAAAGTGAGGGTGTTTGATCGCAAGGGGCATGTTGCAAAACTCTGTATTGTCTTTTCTCCATTACTTCTTGCAGCACTGGTAGCAGTTTCTCGAGTTGATGACTACTGGCATCACTGGCAAGATGTTTTTGCTGGAGGTCTTCTAG GAGccattgtttcttcattttgttaCTTGCAATTCTTTCCACCACCATATGATACTGATG GTTGGGGACCTCATGCGTACTTCCAGATGCTGGCAGACTCTGGAAATGCTCAGCCACCGTCCACTAACGCAAGTAATCTTAATGTGCAGCAAGCAGAACTGGAGAGTGTATATAGCCATCATCATCAGGTTGTTGAAGCATCACAAACCAGTAGTGGAGACACAAACCCATGCTAA
- the LOC112200034 gene encoding uncharacterized protein LOC112200034 isoform X1 has product MRSAYTQFKWKLHDHYQKCGTSVRGRATLPPPDLWGERSTEEWHWLCDELYTDPKYIDKCKKNSTSRKRQRSTHRGGAMPFIQHALRTAKEGNPLSFIDNWAAMYQDSNSNWVSDAARDKYDRLKNKREEHKEKLTLEAPEGTPPESVQVTARDEIPIMAEECGRKGKRVRGLGSFPRMELPTVTSSTAVSSEMNVMQDKVKKIESTVDTMRSQNAQLMTMLKKFLMNSQGCFADTENIDMNIVVPNSEEDDVFGRDEDGVQNNGDNSETEDLEEDL; this is encoded by the exons CCACACTTCCTCCACCTGATCTATGGGGTGAGAGATCGACAGAGGAGTGGCATTGGCTATGTGATGAACTCTACACCGATCCAAAATATATT GATAAATGCAAGAAGAATTCAACTAGCCGAAAGAGACAAAGGAGTACGCATCGTGGCGGAGCTATGCCTTTCATTCAACATGCTTTGAGGACAGCCAAG GAGGGCAATCCTTTGTCTTTCATAGACAATTGGGCAGCTATGTATCAAGATTCAAATAGCAATTGGGTTAGTGATGCTGCACGTGATAAATAT gaTCGACTGAAAAATAAGAGAGAAGAGCATAAGGAGAAACTAACCCTAGAGGCACCAGAGGGTACTCCACCAGAATCTGTACAAGTTACTGCGCGTGATGAGATTCCAATCATGGCTGAAGAGTGTGGAAGGAAGGGAAAAAGAGTTCGTGGTTTAGGCTCGTTTCCTCGCATGGAGCTTCCAACTGTTACATCTTCAACAGCTGTGAGTTCTGAGATGAACGTAATGCAAGATAAAGTTAAGAAGATTGAATCAACTGTGGACACTATGCGGTCACAAAATGCACAGCTAATGACAATGTTGAAGAAGTTCCTGATGAATAGCCAAGGCTGTTTTGCTGATACAGAAAACATTGACATGAATATCGTAGTACCCAACAGTGAAGAAGATGATGTCTTTGGAAGAGATGAAGACGGTGTCCAAAACaatggagataattctgaaacagaGGATTTGGAGGAAGATTTGTGA
- the LOC112199649 gene encoding uncharacterized protein LOC112199649, whose protein sequence is MEIAPTTCYENLKRYWRRRRYQRLNGDKKKKMRVVRLGGGPNGSTSPTRRSWKIRTAAKLRLIKFVSPIKLLAKLHGAYVDMMVRTAGNVGGARRIAGGSKKVAKAQDQLSVAASEEAVDTRLVLEIYKRLAASRQLADVY, encoded by the coding sequence ATGGAGATTGCTCCGACTACGTGCTACGAAAACTTGAAGAGGTACTGGAGGAGGAGAAGGTACCAGAGACTGAATGgtgacaagaagaagaagatgagggtCGTAAGGCTCGGTGGTGGACCTAATGGGAGCACTAGTCCTACTCGGCGGTCTTGGAAGATCAGAACCGCAGCAAAGCTTAGACTGATCAAGTTTGTTTCGCCGATAAAGCTGTTGGCCAAGCTCCACGGTGCTTATGTTGACATGATGGTTCGGACGGCAGGCAACGTTGGCGGCGCTAGGAGGATTGCAGGAGGATCAAAGAAGGTGGCAAAAGCGCAAGATCAGCTTTCGGTGGCGGCTTCCGAGGAAGCTGTTGACACCAGATTGGTTTTGGAGATTTACAAGAGACTCGCTGCTTCTCGCCAATTAGCAGATGTCTACTGA
- the LOC112197695 gene encoding lipid phosphate phosphatase 2 isoform X2, translated as MPEIQLGSHTVRSHGVQVARFHMHDWLILVVLAAIDLGLNLIEPFHRFVGEDMMTDLKYPLKGNTVPFWGVPIIAILLPLAIIVVYYFIRRDVYDLHHAILGLLFSVFITAVLTDAIKDGVGRPRPDFFWRCFPDGKGVFDPVTKNVMCTGEKSVIKEGHKSFPSGHTSWSFAGLTFIAWYLSGKVRVFDRKGHVAKLCIVFSPLLLAALVAVSRVDDYWHHWQDVFAGGLLGVIVSSFCYLQFFPPPYDTDGWGPHAYFQMLSDSGNAQPPSTNASSLNVQQAELESIYIHHHQVVEASQTSSGDTNPMLNGGRIH; from the exons ATGCCGGAGATTCAGTTGGGTTCTCACACAGTAAGGTCTCATGGAGTTCAAGTGGCGAGGTTTCATATGCATGATTGGCTGATTCTGGTGGTTCTTGCGGCCATAGATCTTGGTCTGAACTTGATAGAGCCTTTTCACCGCTTTGTTGGAGAGGATATGATGACAGACCTGAAATACCCATTGAAAGGCAATACAGTTCCCTTCTGGGGTGTTCCG ATAATTGCAATACTGTTACCGCTTGCCATCATTGTTGTCTACTACTTCATCAGAAGGGATGTCTATGATCTGCACCATGCCATTTTAG GCCTTCTGTTTTCTGTCTTTATAACCGCCGTTTTAACTGATGCAATCAAAGATGGTGTTGGACGACCTCGTCCAGACTTCTTTTGGCGTTGTTTCCCTGATGGAAAAGGG GTGTTTGATCCTGTCACAAAGAATGTCATGTGTACTGGAGAGAAGAGTGTCATTAAGGAAGGACACAAAAGCTTCCCAAGCGGGCATACTTCAT GGTCCTTTGCAGGTCTTACTTTCATTGCATGGTACTTGTCAGGGAAAGTGAGGGTGTTTGATCGCAAGGGGCATGTTGCAAAACTCTGTATTGTCTTTTCTCCATTACTACTTGCAGCACTGGTAGCAGTTTCTCGAGTTGATGACTACTGGCATCACTGGCAAGATGTTTTTGCTGGAGGTCTTCTAG GAGtcattgtttcttcattttgttaCTTGCAATTCTTTCCACCACCATATGATACTGATG GCTGGGGACCTCATGCGTACTTCCAGATGCTGTCAGACTCTGGAAATGCTCAGCCACCGTCCACTAACGCAAGTAGTCTTAATGTACAGCAAGCAGAACTGGAGAGTATATATATCCATCATCATCAGGTTGTTGAAGCATCACAAACCAGTAGTGGAGACACAAACCCCATGCTAAATGGTGGGAGAATACACTAG
- the LOC112200885 gene encoding putative lipid phosphate phosphatase 3, chloroplastic isoform X3 — MMTDLKYPMKANTVPVWAVPMYAVLVPIAIFLFFYARRRDVYDLHHSILGLLFAVLVTAVITDSIKNGVGRPRPDFFWRCFPDGIDNYDKWGDVVCHGKAKDIKEGHKSFPSGHTSWSFAGLGFLALYLSGKIKVFDRKGHVAKLCIVSLPLLVASLVAVSRVSDYWHHWQDVFAGGLLGFVVAAFCYRQFFPAPYHDQGWGPYAYFQALEETRSNSSSASTANALSVQVMGVQNVTQPVPAQNGVAFSSYASNQYTSLKLDDMESGRR; from the exons ATGATGACTGACCTTAAGTACCCCATGAAAGCAAACACTGTCCCTGTTTGGGCTGTTCCT ATGTATGCAGTCTTGGTTCCTattgccatttttcttttcttctatgcGCGTAGGAGAGATGTGTATGATCTTCACCACAGCATTCTTG GCCTGTTATTTGCTGTGTTGGTTACTGCTGTCATTACTGATTCAATAAAAAATGGAGTTGGGCGTCCCAGACCAGATTTCTTTTGGCGTTGCTTTCCTGATGGAATCGAT AATTATGATAAGTGGGGAGATGTGGTGTGCCATGGTAAGGCCAAGGACATAAAGGAAGGACATAAGAGTTTCCCGAGTGGCCATACTTCAT GGTCCTTTGCAGGCTTAGGCTTCCTTGCCTTGTACTTGAGTGGAAAGATTAAAGTTTTTGATCGAAAAGGGCATGTTGCGAAACTATGCATTGTCTCCCTTCCTCTACTGGTTGCATCTCTCGTTGCAGTGTCCAGAGTATCTGACTATTGGCACCATTGGCAAGATGTGTTTGCTGGAGGTCTTTTAG GATTTGTTGTGGCTGCATTTTGCTACCGGCAGTTCTTCCCTGCTCCTTATCATGATCAAG GATGGGGTCCTTATGCATATTTCCAAGCATTGGAGGAGACGCGTAGCAATTCAAGCTCGGCGTCCACTGCAAATGCACTCAGTGTGCAGGTCATGGGGGTTCAGAACGTTACTCAACCTGTTCCTGCACAAAATGGTGTTGCATTTTCATCATATGCTTCAAATCAATATACAAGCCTTAAGCTAGATGATATGGAATCTGGGAGGCGGTGA
- the LOC112200885 gene encoding lipid phosphate phosphatase 2 isoform X1: MGWRSLGSLFPYFRNLFNFQQVQGDQPGTYTIKSHGAAVAKNHKHDWLILVLLGLIEIVLYIIQPFHRFVGKDMMTDLKYPMKANTVPVWAVPMYAVLVPIAIFLFFYARRRDVYDLHHSILGLLFAVLVTAVITDSIKNGVGRPRPDFFWRCFPDGIDNYDKWGDVVCHGKAKDIKEGHKSFPSGHTSWSFAGLGFLALYLSGKIKVFDRKGHVAKLCIVSLPLLVASLVAVSRVSDYWHHWQDVFAGGLLGFVVAAFCYRQFFPAPYHDQGWGPYAYFQALEETRSNSSSASTANALSVQVMGVQNVTQPVPAQNGVAFSSYASNQYTSLKLDDMESGRR, from the exons ATGGGTTGGCGGAGTCTTGGATCCCTTTTTCCTTATTTCCGCAATCTCTTTAACTTCCAG CAGGTGCAGGGTGATCAACCGGGCACGTACACCATCAAGTCTCATGGAGCCGCGGTTGCCAAGAACCACAAGCATGACTGGCTCATACTCGTGCTTCTTGGTTTGATCGAGATAGTCTTGTATATCATTCAACCTTTCCACCGTTTTGTGGGGAAGGATATGATGACTGACCTTAAGTACCCCATGAAAGCAAACACTGTCCCTGTTTGGGCTGTTCCT ATGTATGCAGTCTTGGTTCCTattgccatttttcttttcttctatgcGCGTAGGAGAGATGTGTATGATCTTCACCACAGCATTCTTG GCCTGTTATTTGCTGTGTTGGTTACTGCTGTCATTACTGATTCAATAAAAAATGGAGTTGGGCGTCCCAGACCAGATTTCTTTTGGCGTTGCTTTCCTGATGGAATCGAT AATTATGATAAGTGGGGAGATGTGGTGTGCCATGGTAAGGCCAAGGACATAAAGGAAGGACATAAGAGTTTCCCGAGTGGCCATACTTCAT GGTCCTTTGCAGGCTTAGGCTTCCTTGCCTTGTACTTGAGTGGAAAGATTAAAGTTTTTGATCGAAAAGGGCATGTTGCGAAACTATGCATTGTCTCCCTTCCTCTACTGGTTGCATCTCTCGTTGCAGTGTCCAGAGTATCTGACTATTGGCACCATTGGCAAGATGTGTTTGCTGGAGGTCTTTTAG GATTTGTTGTGGCTGCATTTTGCTACCGGCAGTTCTTCCCTGCTCCTTATCATGATCAAG GATGGGGTCCTTATGCATATTTCCAAGCATTGGAGGAGACGCGTAGCAATTCAAGCTCGGCGTCCACTGCAAATGCACTCAGTGTGCAGGTCATGGGGGTTCAGAACGTTACTCAACCTGTTCCTGCACAAAATGGTGTTGCATTTTCATCATATGCTTCAAATCAATATACAAGCCTTAAGCTAGATGATATGGAATCTGGGAGGCGGTGA
- the LOC112200034 gene encoding uncharacterized protein LOC112200034 isoform X2: MPFIQHALRTAKEGNPLSFIDNWAAMYQDSNSNWVSDAARDKYDRLKNKREEHKEKLTLEAPEGTPPESVQVTARDEIPIMAEECGRKGKRVRGLGSFPRMELPTVTSSTAVSSEMNVMQDKVKKIESTVDTMRSQNAQLMTMLKKFLMNSQGCFADTENIDMNIVVPNSEEDDVFGRDEDGVQNNGDNSETEDLEEDL; this comes from the exons ATGCCTTTCATTCAACATGCTTTGAGGACAGCCAAG GAGGGCAATCCTTTGTCTTTCATAGACAATTGGGCAGCTATGTATCAAGATTCAAATAGCAATTGGGTTAGTGATGCTGCACGTGATAAATAT gaTCGACTGAAAAATAAGAGAGAAGAGCATAAGGAGAAACTAACCCTAGAGGCACCAGAGGGTACTCCACCAGAATCTGTACAAGTTACTGCGCGTGATGAGATTCCAATCATGGCTGAAGAGTGTGGAAGGAAGGGAAAAAGAGTTCGTGGTTTAGGCTCGTTTCCTCGCATGGAGCTTCCAACTGTTACATCTTCAACAGCTGTGAGTTCTGAGATGAACGTAATGCAAGATAAAGTTAAGAAGATTGAATCAACTGTGGACACTATGCGGTCACAAAATGCACAGCTAATGACAATGTTGAAGAAGTTCCTGATGAATAGCCAAGGCTGTTTTGCTGATACAGAAAACATTGACATGAATATCGTAGTACCCAACAGTGAAGAAGATGATGTCTTTGGAAGAGATGAAGACGGTGTCCAAAACaatggagataattctgaaacagaGGATTTGGAGGAAGATTTGTGA
- the LOC112197694 gene encoding lipid phosphate phosphatase 2 isoform X2: MPEIQLCSHTVRSHGVQVARFHMHDWLMLVVLAAIYLGLNLIEPFHRFVGEDMMTDLKYPLKGNTVPFWGVPIIAILLPLAIIVVYYFIRRDVYDLHHAILGLLFSVFITAVLTEAIKDGVGRPRPDFFWRCFPDGKGVFDPVTKNVMCTGEKSVIKEGHKSFPSGHASGSFAGLTFIAWYLSGKVRVFDRKGHVAKLCIVFSPLLLAALVAVSRVDDYWHHWQDVFAGGLLGAIVSSFCYLQFFPPPYDTDGWGPHAYFQMLADSGNAQPPSTNASNLNVQQAELESVYSHHHQVVEASQTSSGDTNPC; the protein is encoded by the exons ATGCCGGAGATTCAGTTGTGTTCTCACACCGTAAGGTCTCATGGAGTTCAAGTGGCGAGGTTTCATATGCATGATTGGCTTATGCTGGTGGTTCTTGCGGCCATATATCTTGGTCTGAACTTGATAGAGCCTTTTCACCGCTTTGTTGGAGAGGATATGATGACAGACCTGAAATACCCATTGAAAGGCAATACAGTTCCCTTCTGGGGTGTTCCG ATAATTGCAATACTGTTACCGCTTGCCATCATTGTTGTCTACTACTTCATCAGAAGGGATGTCTATGATCTGCACCATGCCATTTTAG GCCTTCTGTTTTCTGTCTTTATAACCGCTGTTTTAACTGAAGCAATCAAAGATGGTGTTGGACGACCTCGTCCAGACTTTTTTTGGCGTTGTTTCCCTGATGGAAAAGGG GTGTTTGATCCTGTCACAAAGAATGTCATGTGTACTGGAGAGAAGAGTGTCATTAAGGAAGGACACAAAAGCTTCCCAAGCGGGCATGCTTCAG GGTCCTTCGCAGGTCTTACTTTCATTGCATGGTACTTGTCAGGGAAAGTGAGGGTGTTTGATCGCAAGGGGCATGTTGCAAAACTCTGTATTGTCTTTTCTCCATTACTTCTTGCAGCACTGGTAGCAGTTTCTCGAGTTGATGACTACTGGCATCACTGGCAAGATGTTTTTGCTGGAGGTCTTCTAG GAGccattgtttcttcattttgttaCTTGCAATTCTTTCCACCACCATATGATACTGATG GTTGGGGACCTCATGCGTACTTCCAGATGCTGGCAGACTCTGGAAATGCTCAGCCACCGTCCACTAACGCAAGTAATCTTAATGTGCAGCAAGCAGAACTGGAGAGTGTATATAGCCATCATCATCAGGTTGTTGAAGCATCACAAACCAGTAGTGGAGACACAAACCCATGCTAA
- the LOC112200885 gene encoding lipid phosphate phosphatase 2 isoform X2 encodes MGWRSLGSLFPYFRNLFNFQVQGDQPGTYTIKSHGAAVAKNHKHDWLILVLLGLIEIVLYIIQPFHRFVGKDMMTDLKYPMKANTVPVWAVPMYAVLVPIAIFLFFYARRRDVYDLHHSILGLLFAVLVTAVITDSIKNGVGRPRPDFFWRCFPDGIDNYDKWGDVVCHGKAKDIKEGHKSFPSGHTSWSFAGLGFLALYLSGKIKVFDRKGHVAKLCIVSLPLLVASLVAVSRVSDYWHHWQDVFAGGLLGFVVAAFCYRQFFPAPYHDQGWGPYAYFQALEETRSNSSSASTANALSVQVMGVQNVTQPVPAQNGVAFSSYASNQYTSLKLDDMESGRR; translated from the exons ATGGGTTGGCGGAGTCTTGGATCCCTTTTTCCTTATTTCCGCAATCTCTTTAACTTCCAG GTGCAGGGTGATCAACCGGGCACGTACACCATCAAGTCTCATGGAGCCGCGGTTGCCAAGAACCACAAGCATGACTGGCTCATACTCGTGCTTCTTGGTTTGATCGAGATAGTCTTGTATATCATTCAACCTTTCCACCGTTTTGTGGGGAAGGATATGATGACTGACCTTAAGTACCCCATGAAAGCAAACACTGTCCCTGTTTGGGCTGTTCCT ATGTATGCAGTCTTGGTTCCTattgccatttttcttttcttctatgcGCGTAGGAGAGATGTGTATGATCTTCACCACAGCATTCTTG GCCTGTTATTTGCTGTGTTGGTTACTGCTGTCATTACTGATTCAATAAAAAATGGAGTTGGGCGTCCCAGACCAGATTTCTTTTGGCGTTGCTTTCCTGATGGAATCGAT AATTATGATAAGTGGGGAGATGTGGTGTGCCATGGTAAGGCCAAGGACATAAAGGAAGGACATAAGAGTTTCCCGAGTGGCCATACTTCAT GGTCCTTTGCAGGCTTAGGCTTCCTTGCCTTGTACTTGAGTGGAAAGATTAAAGTTTTTGATCGAAAAGGGCATGTTGCGAAACTATGCATTGTCTCCCTTCCTCTACTGGTTGCATCTCTCGTTGCAGTGTCCAGAGTATCTGACTATTGGCACCATTGGCAAGATGTGTTTGCTGGAGGTCTTTTAG GATTTGTTGTGGCTGCATTTTGCTACCGGCAGTTCTTCCCTGCTCCTTATCATGATCAAG GATGGGGTCCTTATGCATATTTCCAAGCATTGGAGGAGACGCGTAGCAATTCAAGCTCGGCGTCCACTGCAAATGCACTCAGTGTGCAGGTCATGGGGGTTCAGAACGTTACTCAACCTGTTCCTGCACAAAATGGTGTTGCATTTTCATCATATGCTTCAAATCAATATACAAGCCTTAAGCTAGATGATATGGAATCTGGGAGGCGGTGA
- the LOC112197695 gene encoding lipid phosphate phosphatase 2 isoform X1, translating into MPSKMPEIQLGSHTVRSHGVQVARFHMHDWLILVVLAAIDLGLNLIEPFHRFVGEDMMTDLKYPLKGNTVPFWGVPIIAILLPLAIIVVYYFIRRDVYDLHHAILGLLFSVFITAVLTDAIKDGVGRPRPDFFWRCFPDGKGVFDPVTKNVMCTGEKSVIKEGHKSFPSGHTSWSFAGLTFIAWYLSGKVRVFDRKGHVAKLCIVFSPLLLAALVAVSRVDDYWHHWQDVFAGGLLGVIVSSFCYLQFFPPPYDTDGWGPHAYFQMLSDSGNAQPPSTNASSLNVQQAELESIYIHHHQVVEASQTSSGDTNPMLNGGRIH; encoded by the exons ATGCCA TCAAAAATGCCGGAGATTCAGTTGGGTTCTCACACAGTAAGGTCTCATGGAGTTCAAGTGGCGAGGTTTCATATGCATGATTGGCTGATTCTGGTGGTTCTTGCGGCCATAGATCTTGGTCTGAACTTGATAGAGCCTTTTCACCGCTTTGTTGGAGAGGATATGATGACAGACCTGAAATACCCATTGAAAGGCAATACAGTTCCCTTCTGGGGTGTTCCG ATAATTGCAATACTGTTACCGCTTGCCATCATTGTTGTCTACTACTTCATCAGAAGGGATGTCTATGATCTGCACCATGCCATTTTAG GCCTTCTGTTTTCTGTCTTTATAACCGCCGTTTTAACTGATGCAATCAAAGATGGTGTTGGACGACCTCGTCCAGACTTCTTTTGGCGTTGTTTCCCTGATGGAAAAGGG GTGTTTGATCCTGTCACAAAGAATGTCATGTGTACTGGAGAGAAGAGTGTCATTAAGGAAGGACACAAAAGCTTCCCAAGCGGGCATACTTCAT GGTCCTTTGCAGGTCTTACTTTCATTGCATGGTACTTGTCAGGGAAAGTGAGGGTGTTTGATCGCAAGGGGCATGTTGCAAAACTCTGTATTGTCTTTTCTCCATTACTACTTGCAGCACTGGTAGCAGTTTCTCGAGTTGATGACTACTGGCATCACTGGCAAGATGTTTTTGCTGGAGGTCTTCTAG GAGtcattgtttcttcattttgttaCTTGCAATTCTTTCCACCACCATATGATACTGATG GCTGGGGACCTCATGCGTACTTCCAGATGCTGTCAGACTCTGGAAATGCTCAGCCACCGTCCACTAACGCAAGTAGTCTTAATGTACAGCAAGCAGAACTGGAGAGTATATATATCCATCATCATCAGGTTGTTGAAGCATCACAAACCAGTAGTGGAGACACAAACCCCATGCTAAATGGTGGGAGAATACACTAG